In the Desulfitobacterium hafniense DCB-2 genome, TCTCTATTTCTCCCACTTTGGTGAAAATTCCGTGTCTATCTGAATAAAAGCATGTTCCTTATTCCAGTTTGCGAAAGACGACTGATAACAACGTCCACAACTGGGACACATCTTACCCGGAACGTTGACCTGTGCTCTCCACTCCTGATATTCTCGACTATTCCACATTGATTCAAAATCAGGGTATTGGTCGATATGAAAAAGCTTTTCTGGCGATGACATGCAGGCTCTGACATAGCCATCCGAACCAAGAAAAAAGTCACGCCACGCAGTAAAACACGGTTTATGCGCCGCGTCTCCGGCCGGATCTTCTCCGCGCTGATGAGGCAGCTTTAACAAGATTCCGAGTTTTGCCGCCCGCTCCTCGGCTTGTCCGAAGCAATAACGCACTAAATCCATATCATCAAATAATGTCTCTTCAAGCAGATTCTCACTGAACGCGGTTAGAAACACACCTTTGACTTCATTCAACCCTAACTCGGCAGCGAGATCAACCATGTCCGGTAGTTGTCTTATATTCGATTTCATCATTGTCATAACGAAATTAATATGCGGAAAATTCAACCCACGCAAAGCTTTTTCATTCGTTATGGCTTTCAACCCTTCAATCACCTTTTGGTAGTTCAATCCGCGCCGCAAAAATTCATTTGTTTTGGCATCCGCTCCATCCATGCTTACGGCAAAAACATCCACTTCATAATCGAAAATCGCATCCTTCAACACATCAAGCCGCATGCCATTGGTACAAAAATATTTGCGTATTCCGCGTTCATGTAAATATTGAAGCATCTCCTTAAATTGGGGGTGAATAGTTGGCTCACCCCATCCCATCAACGTGACTTCCTCAATATCACTCATAATTGGCTCAAACTTCTTAAACCATTCAGAATTAAACCGTGTCAGTTCAAAGGTTGCCGAGTTTCTCCCGCACATCAAGCAATTCAAATTGCATGCATTTGTCAGCTCAAATACCAGTCTCTGAGGTTTACTTGTCAAAACTGTCGCACCGTTCTTCATTTCCTGACGGTTATGTTCCGAGTTAGCCAAGCGCCGACCGGTTAATGGACGGATTTGAATTAAGTTGTTTGTTTTTGCCCGGATCGCCATTTATATCACTTCCCAGTTAAAATATGAGTAGCAAAAGAATCTCCCACTCCCAAAAAAGAGGCCCGCCGATTATACACACATTTCTACGCTATAGCCGCTCAATCTCATAAACCAGCAACAATAACTGGTATACCCTCTTGCTTTTTAAGCATCCAAGCACTTCCTTATCCCCTCTGCCAAGCTGACTTTTGCTTCCCAATCGGGCAGCGTAGGACCGACATATGGTTCCATAACTTCTCTGCTCCGGTATGGCCGCTCACCCCAGCCGATATTCATCCGTTTGCCGCTGATCGTTTCATACAAAGCCGCCACTTCCCGCAAGGAGTAAAGCCGCTCAGGGGCAACTGTGTAGGACAGCATTTCGCAATCCGTTAAGTCTTCAACATATTGTCCCGCGATCAAAAAGGCGTCCACCACATCGTCAATATAAACAAGTCCCAACCGCTGCTCACCGGGAGACATGTTAAGCCGTTCCCCGCTCAAACTTATACGCTTAAACAACGTAAATATTTTGGTTCTTGGATCATTTGGCCCATAAGTATCAATAAGCTTTAACGTAATCATCTTCAACAAACCGGTCCGGACATAATAAGCGGCCAGTGTTTCAAATGCCTGCTTGGTTGCCGCGTACAGATTAACCGGATTATAGGCTTCCTGTTCAAAATGCTGCCAGGCGGTCCCGGTATTAACCAGTTGTTGAACCCCTGTTACCGCCATAGCCTCCAAAAGCTGTACACCAAATAGC is a window encoding:
- a CDS encoding NAD-dependent epimerase/dehydratase family protein; translated protein: MNKVLVTGATGFIGSNLVKRLLKNNLEVHVVTRDRSHVEQSAISDSPVVIHQHDGTTAGMIEIFQAAQPEVVFHLAAKFVAEHESQDINELMDSNLLFGVQLLEAMAVTGVQQLVNTGTAWQHFEQEAYNPVNLYAATKQAFETLAAYYVRTGLLKMITLKLIDTYGPNDPRTKIFTLFKRISLSGERLNMSPGEQRLGLVYIDDVVDAFLIAGQYVEDLTDCEMLSYTVAPERLYSLREVAALYETISGKRMNIGWGERPYRSREVMEPYVGPTLPDWEAKVSLAEGIRKCLDA
- a CDS encoding radical SAM protein, producing the protein MAIRAKTNNLIQIRPLTGRRLANSEHNRQEMKNGATVLTSKPQRLVFELTNACNLNCLMCGRNSATFELTRFNSEWFKKFEPIMSDIEEVTLMGWGEPTIHPQFKEMLQYLHERGIRKYFCTNGMRLDVLKDAIFDYEVDVFAVSMDGADAKTNEFLRRGLNYQKVIEGLKAITNEKALRGLNFPHINFVMTMMKSNIRQLPDMVDLAAELGLNEVKGVFLTAFSENLLEETLFDDMDLVRYCFGQAEERAAKLGILLKLPHQRGEDPAGDAAHKPCFTAWRDFFLGSDGYVRACMSSPEKLFHIDQYPDFESMWNSREYQEWRAQVNVPGKMCPSCGRCYQSSFANWNKEHAFIQIDTEFSPKWEK